One genomic region from Leptospira tipperaryensis encodes:
- a CDS encoding glycosyltransferase 87 family protein, which translates to MIKRQLLFFNGTSSYFTGPISCFLYLILFLFWKSTPGVAGLILYLTAYLILFGIALLPLRKVNEEVEEKNEWSRIWFWGILFRLTALFTFPVWEDDWARFLWDGYQTLETGTPYGKPPSSFFSAPNLPVWSVEILSRINHPEVPTIYGPILQILFCISAFLFPGSLLGLKCFYFLIEIFGWKILQKNFTQNEFRILFWFPLLIIETYIQAHPDFLGLVLLCGVYFYNERKKFWIAGVLLGIACGVKTFAWILLPFCLIRTKRISFLIGFVSAFLLPYLYFWTQGGVGGDGLSIFLESWEFNSSLYAFLKWIVGSLIRVPVWSVGIFCLGIWGAIGLYCLRRFCRGDDRALGECFLWFFLLSPVVNPWYLLWPLFLWIRIPILPGLVFSGVVVLSYVSGKTLSSAAQLQLYENPVWILLLEYSLVGISFLFQNFLQKE; encoded by the coding sequence GTGATAAAACGACAACTTTTATTTTTCAATGGAACCTCCTCGTATTTTACGGGACCGATCTCTTGTTTTTTATATCTCATTCTTTTTCTTTTTTGGAAATCGACTCCCGGTGTGGCGGGACTGATCCTCTATCTCACCGCTTATTTGATTCTTTTTGGAATTGCGCTTCTTCCTCTTAGGAAGGTAAACGAGGAAGTCGAAGAGAAGAATGAGTGGAGCAGGATCTGGTTTTGGGGAATCCTATTTCGTCTAACGGCGCTTTTTACGTTTCCAGTCTGGGAAGACGACTGGGCTCGGTTTTTGTGGGACGGATATCAAACCCTCGAAACGGGAACACCTTATGGAAAACCCCCGTCCTCTTTTTTTTCAGCGCCGAATCTTCCTGTTTGGAGCGTTGAAATCTTAAGTAGAATCAATCATCCCGAAGTTCCTACGATCTACGGGCCTATCTTACAAATTCTATTTTGTATCTCCGCGTTCTTGTTTCCCGGTTCTTTGTTGGGTTTAAAATGTTTCTATTTTTTGATCGAGATCTTTGGTTGGAAAATTCTTCAAAAGAATTTTACACAAAATGAATTTCGGATCCTCTTTTGGTTTCCCTTACTCATCATCGAAACTTATATCCAAGCTCATCCCGACTTCTTAGGATTGGTGCTTCTTTGCGGTGTTTATTTCTACAACGAAAGAAAAAAGTTTTGGATCGCGGGAGTTTTGCTCGGAATCGCCTGCGGAGTCAAAACCTTTGCTTGGATTCTATTGCCGTTCTGTCTTATCCGGACAAAACGAATTTCCTTTCTCATCGGTTTTGTTTCCGCATTCTTACTTCCGTATCTGTATTTTTGGACACAAGGGGGAGTGGGTGGAGACGGGCTTTCCATCTTTCTGGAAAGCTGGGAGTTCAATTCTTCACTTTACGCTTTTCTAAAGTGGATTGTGGGAAGCTTGATTCGAGTGCCCGTCTGGTCGGTGGGAATTTTTTGTCTCGGAATCTGGGGAGCGATCGGTTTGTATTGTCTGCGAAGATTTTGCCGAGGTGACGACCGGGCCCTCGGGGAATGTTTTCTCTGGTTCTTTTTACTCAGTCCCGTCGTCAATCCTTGGTATTTGCTCTGGCCTCTTTTTCTTTGGATAAGAATTCCAATACTTCCAGGACTTGTTTTTTCGGGAGTTGTAGTTTTGTCTTACGTTTCCGGAAAGACTCTTTCTTCTGCGGCTCAACTCCAACTCTATGAAAATCCGGTCTGGATTCTGCTTTTAGAATATTCTTTGGTCGGAATCTCTTTCCTTTTCCAAAATTTCTTACAAAAAGAATAG
- a CDS encoding DNA-methyltransferase → MKRTIHQILNRDSREPFPIDSETVDLILTSPPYPMIEMWDELFFGFSDEIRENISTNPNLSFEGMHLELDKVWKESFRVLKDGGFFVVNIGDATRKVDSGFQIFMNHARVIQSCNSFGFQSLPGILWRKQTNSPNKFMGSGMLPSGAYVTLEHEHILIFRKGNKRKFPSKPEKLARAQSAFFWEERNLWFSDLWDFKGKKQGLDSQAGRERSAAYPLELANRIIRMYSLKGDLVLDPFLGTGTSTLAAIGNCRNSIGFDLDSNLLQNPFQNLSLLPEELNQISEKRKSNHDLFVKSRLEEGKSFLHFNQSLQSPVVTNQEKFLTLERITEIKRNVEDQIEVEYSPLFQAVAPPQLEPAPAVQP, encoded by the coding sequence ATGAAGCGAACGATCCATCAGATTCTGAATCGTGATTCGAGAGAACCGTTTCCTATCGATTCGGAAACCGTGGATTTGATTCTTACCTCTCCTCCGTATCCGATGATCGAAATGTGGGACGAACTCTTCTTTGGTTTTTCGGACGAGATTCGAGAAAACATTTCTACAAATCCGAATCTTTCCTTTGAAGGAATGCACTTGGAATTGGATAAGGTCTGGAAAGAATCCTTTCGTGTTCTGAAGGACGGCGGTTTTTTTGTAGTCAATATCGGAGACGCGACTCGTAAAGTGGATTCCGGTTTTCAAATTTTTATGAATCATGCCCGCGTGATTCAGAGCTGCAATTCTTTCGGTTTTCAAAGTCTTCCCGGAATCCTCTGGAGAAAACAGACAAATTCCCCCAATAAGTTTATGGGTTCCGGAATGTTGCCCTCGGGCGCGTATGTCACCTTAGAACATGAACATATTCTAATATTCAGAAAAGGAAATAAACGAAAATTCCCTTCCAAACCCGAAAAACTGGCGAGGGCGCAGAGCGCATTCTTTTGGGAAGAACGTAATCTCTGGTTTTCCGATCTCTGGGATTTTAAGGGTAAAAAACAAGGCCTTGATTCCCAGGCGGGAAGAGAAAGGAGCGCGGCATATCCGCTGGAACTCGCCAATCGAATCATCCGTATGTATTCTCTGAAAGGGGATTTGGTCTTGGATCCGTTTCTCGGAACGGGGACATCAACGCTTGCAGCCATCGGCAACTGTAGGAACTCCATCGGTTTTGATCTGGATTCCAATTTGCTTCAGAATCCGTTTCAGAATCTTTCTTTGCTTCCCGAAGAACTAAATCAAATCAGCGAAAAAAGAAAATCCAATCACGATCTTTTTGTCAAATCAAGACTCGAAGAAGGAAAGTCTTTTCTTCACTTCAATCAAAGCCTTCAATCTCCGGTAGTTACCAATCAGGAAAAGTTTCTCACCTTGGAAAGAATCACCGAGATCAAAAGAAACGTCGAGGATCAGATCGAAGTCGAATACTCTCCTCTCTTTCAAGCGGTCGCGCCTCCACAACTCGAGCCCGCCCCCGCAGTACAACCGTAA
- the arsS gene encoding arsenosugar biosynthesis radical SAM (seleno)protein ArsS (Some members of this family are selenoproteins.), protein MKSLQSRGSELVLPERQLQVLKEVFDHKNLPLFSDKLDQTNVGALHPIPTEIFQMNLGKLCNQTCKHCHVDAGPDRKESMSKDTMFQCLSVLATSSISIVDITGGAPEMHPEFRWLVQELRKLGKKVMVRCNLTILLAGTRYADLPQFYAENQVEVVSSLPYFEKRRTDSQRGEGVFDRSIEALKRLNAVGYGIENSGLVLNLVYNPAGAFLPGDQVSLEREFKNSLQKEHGIKFNSLFTITNMPISRYLEYLQESGNLENYIEKLVTSYNPSAALGVMCKNTLSVGYDGSLYDCDFNQMLEMKVESKIQSIQDYDEKLLQQRTIRVGEHCYGCTAGAGSSCGGATA, encoded by the coding sequence ATGAAATCCTTACAATCGCGGGGAAGCGAACTCGTTTTACCCGAACGGCAGCTTCAGGTATTAAAAGAGGTTTTTGATCATAAGAATCTTCCGCTCTTCTCCGATAAACTCGATCAAACTAACGTAGGAGCTTTGCATCCGATTCCGACCGAGATCTTTCAGATGAATCTCGGTAAACTCTGCAATCAAACCTGTAAACACTGTCACGTAGACGCCGGTCCGGATCGGAAAGAAAGTATGAGCAAGGATACGATGTTTCAATGTTTGAGTGTTCTTGCGACGAGTTCGATTTCGATCGTGGATATTACGGGAGGCGCGCCGGAAATGCATCCCGAGTTTCGATGGCTTGTCCAAGAGTTAAGAAAACTCGGAAAAAAAGTGATGGTTCGTTGTAACCTTACGATTCTTCTCGCGGGAACACGTTATGCGGATCTTCCTCAATTCTACGCGGAAAACCAAGTCGAAGTCGTTTCGAGTCTTCCTTACTTTGAAAAAAGAAGAACGGATTCTCAAAGAGGAGAAGGGGTTTTCGATCGTTCGATAGAAGCCCTCAAACGACTCAACGCGGTGGGATACGGAATTGAAAATTCGGGCCTGGTTCTAAATCTCGTCTACAATCCTGCCGGCGCCTTTTTGCCGGGGGATCAAGTTTCATTAGAGAGAGAATTTAAGAATTCTCTTCAAAAAGAGCACGGAATTAAGTTTAATTCTTTATTCACGATTACGAATATGCCAATTTCTAGATATTTGGAATATCTGCAGGAAAGCGGAAATCTTGAAAACTATATAGAAAAGTTAGTAACTTCCTACAATCCTTCCGCCGCGTTAGGCGTTATGTGTAAGAATACTCTGAGTGTCGGATACGACGGTTCCCTCTACGATTGCGATTTTAATCAGATGTTGGAAATGAAAGTGGAAAGTAAAATTCAAAGTATCCAAGACTACGACGAAAAACTTCTGCAACAGAGGACGATTCGGGTCGGCGAACACTGTTACGGTTGTACTGCGGGGGCGGGCTCGAGTTGTGGAGGCGCGACCGCTTGA
- a CDS encoding arsenosugar biosynthesis-associated peroxidase-like protein — MSKESYYVPDDLKKFGNIGEFQPNLAKKFFDYYGDVFAEGALTAREKSLIALAVSHAIQCPYCIDAYTTDTLEKGVSEAGLMEAVHVAAAIRSGASLVHSVQMMNKVKELGM, encoded by the coding sequence ATGTCTAAAGAAAGTTACTACGTACCGGACGATCTCAAGAAATTCGGAAATATCGGAGAATTTCAACCCAACCTCGCAAAGAAATTTTTTGATTACTACGGAGACGTCTTCGCGGAAGGTGCGTTGACCGCGCGGGAAAAATCTTTGATTGCTCTCGCGGTTTCTCACGCGATTCAATGTCCTTATTGTATCGACGCTTACACAACGGATACTCTCGAAAAGGGAGTAAGTGAAGCGGGACTTATGGAAGCCGTTCACGTCGCGGCCGCGATTCGAAGCGGGGCGTCCTTAGTGCATTCCGTTCAGATGATGAATAAGGTCAAAGAACTCGGAATGTAA
- a CDS encoding DUF4395 domain-containing protein, with protein sequence MIRIGNFPDSVNEYAARSVAGLVLTLTLATLFTQSIWLNLALFYGFSARVLYGPKFSLFAKLAIHGIVPLFHLGERPTPGPPKRFAQAIGLLFSLTSLVLLFQGQIFAFQVVLGILAFFAALESIVGFCAGCFMFGYLMQWGVIPQEVCEKCNNLTFKTKN encoded by the coding sequence ATGATTCGTATTGGAAATTTCCCAGATTCTGTCAACGAATACGCAGCGAGATCGGTCGCCGGTCTTGTTCTCACGCTGACTTTGGCTACGCTATTTACACAATCGATTTGGTTGAATCTTGCATTGTTCTACGGCTTTAGCGCTCGTGTTCTGTATGGACCGAAGTTTTCTCTCTTTGCCAAACTTGCGATCCATGGTATCGTACCCTTGTTTCATCTGGGAGAACGTCCCACACCCGGTCCGCCGAAACGATTCGCACAAGCGATAGGCCTTCTGTTTAGCCTAACGTCTTTAGTCTTACTCTTTCAAGGTCAGATCTTTGCGTTTCAAGTCGTACTTGGAATTTTGGCTTTTTTCGCCGCGCTCGAATCGATAGTAGGTTTTTGTGCCGGCTGTTTTATGTTCGGTTATCTGATGCAATGGGGAGTGATTCCTCAGGAAGTCTGTGAAAAGTGTAACAATCTTACGTTTAAGACGAAGAATTGA
- a CDS encoding sulfurtransferase gives MKIQSLFLTLLLLLPNLVSAQKSESWILTPGEARALLPNSVVLDTRSRSVFYREHINGSRSVSWEEFSVPNLPFRGNLLPPEALRKKLESYGIDNNQPVLVVSESKNNWGEDGRIVWMLRALGHRSAFLVDGGYSSLKQLGAPVSNQGEPKTHGSFQIKADPKLTATSSEIKSNLKNRKYVFLDTREDREFLGETPYGESRGGHIPGAKHLYYKNLLHDDGSLLSSEEISEKIKELGIGRETIIVTYCTGGIRSAWMTVVLRNEGYNAKNYAGSMWEWSAGNEKDYPLTVK, from the coding sequence ATGAAAATTCAATCCTTATTCTTAACCTTACTGCTCCTTCTCCCCAATCTCGTCTCCGCACAAAAATCGGAATCTTGGATTCTTACTCCCGGCGAAGCCAGAGCCTTGTTGCCGAACAGCGTAGTCTTAGATACAAGATCTCGTTCCGTGTTTTATAGAGAACATATCAACGGCTCCCGTTCCGTTTCCTGGGAAGAATTCTCAGTTCCCAATCTTCCCTTTCGAGGCAACTTACTTCCTCCGGAAGCCCTCAGGAAAAAATTAGAATCCTACGGAATCGACAACAACCAACCCGTACTCGTCGTGAGCGAATCCAAAAACAATTGGGGAGAGGATGGAAGAATCGTTTGGATGCTTCGTGCTCTCGGTCATCGTTCCGCATTTTTAGTGGACGGAGGTTACTCTAGTTTAAAACAACTCGGGGCGCCCGTTTCCAATCAAGGAGAACCGAAAACTCACGGTTCGTTTCAGATCAAAGCGGATCCCAAACTCACGGCCACTTCTTCCGAAATCAAATCGAATCTTAAAAATCGAAAGTATGTCTTTTTAGATACGAGAGAAGATAGGGAATTTTTGGGTGAAACTCCCTATGGAGAATCCAGAGGCGGACATATCCCCGGAGCCAAACATCTCTATTATAAAAATCTTTTACACGACGACGGTTCCCTTTTATCTTCGGAAGAAATTTCAGAGAAGATCAAAGAACTGGGAATCGGAAGAGAAACGATTATCGTTACGTATTGCACCGGGGGAATTCGTTCCGCTTGGATGACCGTGGTTCTTAGAAACGAAGGCTACAACGCGAAGAACTACGCGGGTTCGATGTGGGAATGGTCCGCAGGAAACGAAAAGGACTATCCTCTCACCGTAAAATGA
- a CDS encoding multiheme c-type cytochrome, with amino-acid sequence MIKNSKFYFLNILKSWRTFWIVAGISVTFSSFYVCKNESDLTAVKDRFPGRAWAEPINVQESLPGINGLTAKDCGVCHEDHYKEWKNSTHANAFTDLQFQAELAKPNSPQWLCLNCHIPLSGQRKEIATHLKGGDVFQPVLVSNKKFNANWEKEGISCGTCHLKSDSQGRTVLIGPTGANAPHPVEKNREALHARCNDCHNQDYKLNLSLICYFKTGDEYKESIHFPKEDCVSCHMPSVNRNIVIPSFQKEKRDSHRHTFIGGGVPKTFALFDSQWKGYQSGLKIGEPKWFLSEKEGIRLSLTLENTLAGHNVPTGDPERHLIVEAILQDENGREVSKEVQKIGQNWEWYPEAKLVSDNRIRSGEKRSIDWVLNTKPGPKPKFGILRILHVRLTKENAEHMKKNSNYASPEIGKKIKNIELHYPFANVFYEAKTDLNTGKIQLTSKKNLLEISKRGGL; translated from the coding sequence ATGATCAAAAACAGTAAATTCTACTTTTTGAATATTCTAAAATCATGGAGAACTTTCTGGATTGTAGCCGGAATCTCAGTTACGTTTTCTTCCTTTTATGTTTGCAAAAACGAATCCGATCTGACCGCTGTAAAGGATCGTTTTCCGGGTCGAGCCTGGGCGGAACCGATTAACGTCCAGGAATCTCTTCCCGGCATAAACGGCCTCACTGCAAAAGATTGCGGTGTCTGTCACGAAGATCATTATAAAGAATGGAAGAACTCCACACACGCAAACGCGTTTACCGATCTTCAATTTCAAGCGGAGCTCGCTAAACCGAATTCTCCTCAGTGGCTTTGTTTGAACTGTCATATCCCTCTGTCCGGTCAGAGAAAGGAAATCGCGACGCACCTCAAAGGTGGAGACGTATTTCAACCCGTTCTTGTTTCCAATAAAAAGTTCAACGCGAATTGGGAAAAAGAAGGGATCAGCTGCGGAACCTGTCATCTCAAATCCGATTCCCAAGGTCGTACGGTTCTCATCGGTCCGACCGGAGCCAACGCCCCTCATCCCGTTGAAAAAAACAGGGAAGCCCTTCACGCGCGCTGCAACGATTGTCACAACCAAGACTATAAACTCAATCTCTCCTTGATCTGTTATTTCAAAACCGGAGACGAATACAAAGAAAGTATTCATTTTCCAAAGGAAGACTGCGTTAGCTGCCACATGCCTTCCGTAAATCGAAACATCGTAATTCCTTCCTTTCAAAAAGAAAAAAGGGATTCTCACAGACATACGTTTATAGGCGGAGGAGTTCCGAAAACTTTCGCTCTCTTTGACTCCCAGTGGAAGGGATATCAAAGCGGTTTGAAAATCGGCGAACCCAAATGGTTCTTGTCTGAAAAAGAAGGGATTCGATTGTCCCTAACGCTTGAAAATACGCTCGCGGGTCATAACGTTCCGACCGGGGACCCGGAAAGACATCTGATCGTGGAAGCGATTCTTCAAGACGAAAACGGAAGAGAAGTCTCAAAAGAAGTTCAAAAGATCGGACAAAACTGGGAATGGTATCCGGAGGCAAAACTCGTCTCCGACAATCGGATCCGATCGGGGGAAAAGCGAAGTATCGATTGGGTTCTAAATACAAAGCCCGGCCCAAAGCCTAAATTCGGTATTTTAAGAATCTTGCATGTTCGTTTAACAAAAGAAAACGCCGAACACATGAAAAAAAATTCAAACTACGCCTCCCCTGAAATCGGAAAAAAAATAAAAAACATCGAACTTCACTATCCCTTTGCAAACGTTTTCTACGAAGCAAAAACCGATCTGAATACCGGAAAGATCCAACTCACATCCAAGAAGAACCTACTGGAAATCTCAAAACGAGGCGGTTTGTGA
- a CDS encoding glycosyltransferase family 2 protein: protein MNRHSVSVVIPALNEEKSIALVLADLNKITDVNIIEIIVVDNGSKDQTAKTASQNGAVVLEEPERGYGAACLKGLERIFRSSAPPDLVAFVDADYSDSPLELRDLLNEFQNPNIDLVIGSRALGKAEKGSLLPVQKFGNWLSTFLIGILYGVKFTDLGPFRVIRLDSLKKLNMQDRNFGWTVEMQIKAAKLGMDCVEVPVSYKKRIGVSKVSGTISGSIRAGWKILYTIAKLQFTK from the coding sequence GTGAACCGACATTCCGTAAGCGTCGTCATACCGGCGTTAAACGAAGAAAAATCCATCGCCCTCGTTCTCGCGGACTTGAATAAAATTACCGACGTGAACATTATAGAAATCATCGTCGTCGACAACGGCTCGAAGGACCAAACCGCGAAAACCGCCTCCCAAAACGGCGCCGTGGTTTTAGAAGAACCGGAGAGAGGTTACGGCGCTGCCTGTCTCAAGGGTCTGGAAAGAATCTTTCGATCCTCCGCGCCTCCGGATCTGGTTGCCTTTGTGGACGCCGACTATTCGGATTCTCCCTTAGAACTCAGAGATTTGTTAAACGAATTCCAAAATCCGAATATAGATCTCGTGATCGGTTCGAGGGCCCTCGGTAAGGCGGAAAAGGGTTCGCTTTTGCCAGTTCAAAAATTCGGGAACTGGCTCTCCACGTTTTTAATCGGCATTTTGTATGGTGTAAAATTTACGGACCTCGGTCCGTTTCGTGTGATCCGTTTGGATTCTCTCAAAAAATTGAATATGCAGGATCGGAATTTCGGATGGACTGTGGAAATGCAGATCAAAGCCGCCAAACTCGGAATGGATTGTGTGGAAGTTCCGGTCAGTTATAAAAAAAGGATCGGGGTTTCGAAAGTAAGCGGAACGATTTCCGGATCGATCCGAGCTGGTTGGAAAATTCTTTATACGATCGCGAAACTTCAATTTACGAAATGA
- a CDS encoding glycosyltransferase family 39 protein: MSKEFILFLFFLPSVVFQFFGERKDFVFLIAANVPAFFAYFWVVFSKEITDLFSLSQKSVSKLIIFLPQISNSKISFRTWIFLGLVLRTLMFFSKPILSEDVDRFLWDGLLVQEGISPFSILPKELDLSIFDRSVQLIATQLLNEMNSAKFYSVYPPLLQFLFFISAKGMLWFQNVSAGMAIWKSILIFSELGVLWFLCKILRENGLSIQRSLIYWLNPLAILEIAGNSHPEPILLFFLIGAVYFLWKWNERQKTKDFLLHVFFLSLGILTKITPLVLLPWTVFILVDRKRFSLLFKTSLFATALALVGLFFFRESFFEKQSESGIGVFFQLFEFNGGIYYLLRETLRAIGGNFYLAGKICGWATLVFILAYSYRRKKESAIADFFRSSETIYWIFLLFSTTLHPWYILPLLVFSIFSKSVSPIVWSALILVSYSTYAVIPFRDSFWWIGVEYGILFFFLHIDYKLISSLNPSTQSSSAT, from the coding sequence ATGAGCAAGGAGTTTATTCTTTTTTTATTCTTTCTTCCTAGTGTCGTATTTCAGTTTTTTGGAGAAAGAAAGGACTTCGTTTTTTTGATCGCGGCGAATGTTCCCGCCTTTTTCGCCTATTTTTGGGTCGTCTTTTCAAAGGAGATTACTGATCTTTTTTCTCTTTCTCAAAAATCAGTTTCCAAATTAATAATATTCCTTCCCCAAATTTCGAACTCTAAGATTTCTTTTCGAACTTGGATTTTTCTCGGACTCGTATTGAGGACGTTGATGTTTTTTTCAAAACCGATTCTTTCGGAAGACGTGGATCGTTTTTTATGGGACGGACTTTTGGTTCAGGAAGGAATTTCTCCCTTTTCCATTCTTCCTAAAGAATTGGATCTTTCCATTTTCGACCGGTCCGTTCAACTGATCGCGACTCAATTATTAAACGAAATGAACTCGGCGAAATTCTATTCCGTTTATCCTCCACTACTTCAGTTTCTTTTTTTTATCAGCGCCAAAGGGATGTTATGGTTTCAAAACGTGTCGGCCGGAATGGCGATCTGGAAATCCATTTTGATTTTTTCGGAATTGGGTGTTCTTTGGTTTCTTTGTAAGATCCTAAGAGAAAACGGTCTTTCGATCCAAAGAAGTCTGATCTATTGGCTAAACCCTCTCGCGATCTTGGAGATTGCGGGTAACTCACATCCCGAACCAATTCTTCTTTTCTTTTTGATCGGCGCGGTCTATTTTCTTTGGAAATGGAACGAAAGACAAAAGACAAAGGATTTTCTCCTTCACGTTTTCTTTTTGTCCCTTGGAATTTTGACAAAGATCACTCCTCTTGTTCTTTTGCCTTGGACCGTCTTTATTTTAGTGGATCGAAAAAGATTCTCTCTCCTTTTTAAAACTTCCCTTTTTGCGACGGCGCTCGCGTTAGTCGGTCTTTTCTTTTTTCGGGAATCGTTTTTTGAAAAACAGAGCGAATCCGGGATCGGAGTTTTCTTTCAACTCTTCGAGTTCAACGGCGGTATTTATTATTTATTGCGGGAAACGTTGCGAGCAATCGGCGGGAATTTTTATCTCGCGGGAAAGATCTGCGGATGGGCAACGTTAGTTTTCATTCTCGCGTATTCTTATCGAAGAAAAAAAGAATCGGCGATTGCGGATTTTTTTCGCTCCTCGGAAACTATCTATTGGATCTTTCTTCTTTTTTCGACGACCTTACATCCTTGGTACATTCTTCCCTTGCTGGTTTTTAGCATCTTTTCGAAAAGTGTCTCTCCTATCGTCTGGTCGGCTTTGATTCTCGTTTCGTATTCCACCTATGCGGTGATTCCGTTCCGGGATTCTTTTTGGTGGATCGGTGTCGAATATGGAATTCTATTCTTCTTTTTGCATATTGATTACAAACTCATCTCATCGCTGAATCCATCTACACAGAGTTCGAGCGCGACCTAA